The following proteins come from a genomic window of Nymphalis io chromosome 6, ilAglIoxx1.1, whole genome shotgun sequence:
- the LOC126769213 gene encoding pyruvate kinase-like, whose product MVWPTEDDQKLDEYDAMDLPGQQLPAAQARTPLDHILNLDIKSPAGCQRLTGIIATMGKSTADVQVMEKIMSAGMNIALLNLSFGTKDEHIETIKTLRQTAKNYSIKMEKVFPLAIAARLPGRKIRTGFISESYGDSVELIAGEVVRLTTDETYKDRCSTYTVYVDFMHFAEQMSKGNYILLDNEAIQLKVEMISSTTLTCKIERGGFLGSCKDVFVPNVTFDMPNYTETDKMYIELAVRNQLDILVASFVNSANAITELRHLMGEKGKKIAIVANIQTIEGFCNFDDILSVTNGIMITRQELGSDITPKKLVIAQKNMIARANKANIPICVSAHLLSSMRYKETPLRSELLDIANCILDGADALVLSAETAVGQYPAATVACMATICKEAEACIWTKQTFQDLIDKTPLPCDQTTGAALSAAMAAQRSLAAAIVVVTSSGKSAQVVAKYRPRCPIIAVTRYAAIARQLHMWRGIIPLVYEADPATDWQQDLDSRVNFCTKWAMGQGFVRIGDPIVLVSGWRQGSGSTNTMRIIYATADMANQ is encoded by the exons atggtgTGGCCAACCGAAGACGATCAAAAACTTGATGAG TATGACGCCATGGACTTGCCGGGTCAGCAACTACCGGCCGCGCAGGCTCGTACACCTTTAGATCACATATTAAATCTAGACATCAAGTCACCAGCAGGTTGTCAGAGACTAACTGGAATTATAGCAACTATGG GGAAATCTACCGCCGATGTCCAAGTTATGGAGAAGATAATGTCAGCTGGTATGAATATTGCTCTCCTGAATTTGTCTTTTGGAACCAAAGACGAACATATAGAAACTATCAAAACGCTACGACAAACAGCAAAAAACTATAGTATAAAGATGGAAAAAGTTTTTCCCTTAGCCATTGCTGCCCGACTGCCCGGCCGAAAGATTAGAACTGGTTTTATTTCGGAA TCTTACGGTGATAGCGTGGAACTTATCGCGGGAGAAGTAGTACGGTTAACGACAGACGAAACCTATAAAGACAGGTGTTCAACTTACACTGTCTATGTTGACTTCATGCACTTTGCAGAGCAGATGAGCAAAggcaattacattttattagacAATGAGGCTATACAGCTCAAAGTTGAAATGATATCGTCAACAACTTTAACTTGTAAAATTGAAAGAGGTGGTTTCCTTGGGTCGTGCAAAGATGTCTTCGTACCTAATGTAACATTCGATATGCCCAATTATACTGAAActgataaaatgtatattgaaCTAGCAGTGCGTAATCAA TTGGACATTCTTGTCGCGTCTTTCGTAAACTCGGCTAATGCTATTACTGAGCTCAGGCACTTAATGGGAGAGAAAGGAAAGAAAATAGCTATTGTCGCCAACATCCAAACTATCGAAGGTTTTTGCAACTTCGATGACATTCTATCA GTTACTAATGGCATTATGATTACAAGACAAGAATTAGGCTCGGACATTACGCCTAAAAAATTAGTAATAGCACAGAAAAATATGATTGCCCGAGCAAATAAA gCAAACATCCCAATTTGTGTAAGTGCTCATCTTTTAAGTAGTATGCGTTATAAGGAAACACCTCTCAGATCGGAATTGCTTGACATAGCAAATTGTATCCTAGACGGCGCTGATGCCCTGGTACTTTCTGCGGAAACCGCAGTGGGTCAGTACCCGGCAGCCACCGTGGCATGTATGGCTACGATATGTAAGGAAGCAGAAGCATGTATATGGACTAAGCAAACATTCCAAGATCTTATTGATAAG ACTCCTCTACCCTGTGATCAAACAACTGGTGCCGCTTTATCCGCGGCGATGGCTGCTCAACGATCTTTGGCAGCTGCAATCGTCGTAGTCACCTCGTCGGGAAAATCTGCTCAAGTCGTGGCGAAGTACAGACCGCGCTGTCCCATCATAGCAGTCACCAGATACGCTGCAATCGCTCGCCAGCTGCACATGTGGAGAGGAATTATTCCTCTTGTATATGAAG ctGACCCAGCTACAGACTGGCAACAAGATCTTGATAGCCGAGTGAACTTCTGCACAAAATGGGCTATGGGACAAGGATTTGTTAGAATAGGTGATCCCATAGTTTTGGTTTCTGGCTGGAGACAAGGTTCCGGCTCTACAAATACTATGAGAATCATTTATGCAACTGCCGATATGGCAAACCAATaa